One window of the Oryzias melastigma strain HK-1 unplaced genomic scaffold, ASM292280v2 sc00270, whole genome shotgun sequence genome contains the following:
- the LOC118598268 gene encoding uncharacterized protein LOC118598268, which translates to MNQIVRYHGFMCVFGYKPPLFAALEPEVAVPSVHALVHRCRRIWEAARQVLVRQQDRVKAATDRRRHPALAYRPGQKVLARQQDRVKAATDRRRRPAPAYRPGQKVWLSTKDLNLHVPSRKLAPRFVGPFPVSKVINPAAVRLRLPRSLRVHPTFHVSKVKPVVDSALMPPTVPPPPPRMVGGGPVYTVEKILAVRKRGRGRQFLVDWKGYGPEERQWIPDRFIVDRPLLTDFFRSRAPGPSGVGP; encoded by the exons ATGAATCAAATCGTGAGGTACCATGGTTTCATGTGTGTCTTCGGTTACAAGCCACCCCTGTTTGCGGCCTTGGAACCCGAGGTTGCAGTCCCATCGGTCCACGCCCTAGTGCACCGCTGCCGTCGCATCTGGGAGGCTGCCCGGCAGGTTCTGGTTCGGCAGCAGGACAGGGTCAAGGCAGCCACTGACCGCCGAAGGCATCCCGCTCTAGCCTACCGTCCCGGtcagaag GTTCTGGCTCGGCAGCAGGACAGGGTGAAGGCAGCCACTGACCGCCGAAGGCGTCCCGCTCCAGCCTACCGTCCCGGtcagaaggtctggctctcgaCCAAGGACCTCAACCTGCACGTTCCAAGTCGGAAATTGGCTCCGAGGTTCGTGGGTCCGTTTCCCGTCTCCAAGGTCATCAACCCAGCAGCGGTCCGTCTTAGGCTGCCCCGGTCCCTCCGGGTCCATCCCACATTTCACGTCAGCAAGGTGAAGCCGGTGGTGGACAGTGCCCTGATGCCCCCCACAGTGCCGCCTCCTCCGCCCCGCATGGTGGGGGGTGGTCCGGTGTACACGGTGGAGAAGATCCTGGCTGTCCGGAAGCGAGGCCGGGGTCGCCAGTTTCTGGTGGATTGGAAGGGATACGGTCCGGAGGAGCGACAGTGGATACCAGACCGCTTTATTGTGGACAGGCCGCTCCTGACGGATTTCTTTAGGTCTAGGGCTCCTGGACCGTCAGGAGTCGGTCCTTGA